Proteins encoded by one window of Cylindrospermum stagnale PCC 7417:
- a CDS encoding 16S rRNA (uracil(1498)-N(3))-methyltransferase, with the protein MSQLQRIAIAPHQLQKAQILLTPQQLHYLGRVLRLQEGDRFIAMDGIGKWWLAQLVGAQGQVLESLTVETELPISITLIMALPKGNGFDDVVRCCTELGVTCIAPVLSDRTLLHPSPQKLERWRRIAAEAAEQSERAFVPTILEPVAFSAVVSAGVGTHHYICEARGEYPHLSKVIDIVAREIAIAIGPEGGWTEKEIENAIAAGFQPVSLGRRILRAVTAPVVAISLVAAACEV; encoded by the coding sequence ATGTCTCAACTTCAAAGAATCGCGATCGCACCCCATCAACTCCAAAAAGCCCAAATTTTGTTGACACCACAGCAATTACACTATCTGGGGCGGGTATTACGCTTGCAAGAAGGCGATCGCTTTATTGCAATGGATGGGATCGGTAAATGGTGGTTGGCGCAGTTAGTTGGGGCACAAGGGCAGGTTTTAGAATCGCTCACCGTAGAGACCGAATTACCTATATCAATTACGCTGATAATGGCGTTACCCAAAGGTAATGGATTTGATGACGTGGTACGGTGTTGTACAGAGTTGGGAGTAACTTGTATTGCCCCGGTATTGAGCGATCGCACATTGCTACATCCCAGTCCCCAAAAACTCGAACGCTGGCGGCGCATTGCAGCAGAAGCCGCCGAACAATCAGAGCGAGCTTTTGTACCGACAATTTTAGAACCTGTAGCTTTTAGCGCCGTTGTCAGCGCTGGTGTGGGGACTCACCATTATATTTGTGAGGCCCGTGGTGAATATCCGCATTTAAGCAAAGTGATAGATATTGTTGCTAGGGAAATTGCGATCGCTATTGGCCCAGAGGGGGGATGGACAGAGAAAGAAATCGAAAATGCGATCGCCGCTGGATTTCAACCAGTATCTCTTGGAAGGCGCATCCTCCGAGCAGTGACAGCACCAGTAGTAGCTATATCCTTAGTAGCAGCAGCTTGTGAAGTATAA
- the sir gene encoding sulfite reductase, ferredoxin dependent codes for MVKSAPSPLASRKPSKVEGIKENSNFLREPVATEILEDTTHFSEDAIQLLKFHGSYQQDNRDNRVKGQEKDYQFMLRTKNPGGFVPPQLYLALDKLADEYGNHTLRATTRQGFQVHGILKKNLKTAIATIFKNLGSTLGACGDVNRNVMAPPVPLKNRPDYQYAWEYAQNIADLLSPQTGAYYEIWLDGEKAISAEEHPDVKAARQRNGTGTIIHDTEEPIYGTHYMPRKFKICVTVPGDNSVDLYSQDLTLVVITNKKGELQGFNIFAGGGLGRTHGKEETFARIADPICFVAKADVYDLVKAVVATQRDYGDRTDRRHARLKYLINDWGVDKFRAQVEEYFGKPVEPFKTLPKFKYQDFLGWEEQGDGNLFLGISIDNGRVKDEGSFQLKTALREIVEQFNLPIRLTPNQNLIFCDIAPDNKQAIQEILDIRGVVADPGKIEPLTRFAMACPALPTCGLAITESERAIPGILERIRALLDKLGLQKQHFVVRMTGCPNGCARPYMAELGFVGSAPESYQVWLGGSPDQTRLAKAYTEKLHHDEIESFLEPIFVFFKKTRQSREGFGDFCDRVGFEAIREFTSTYEPPTPNGSKSRHRVSLREDVYLQIKEAAEKQDRPMTELVHEALDKYFQGL; via the coding sequence ATGGTTAAATCTGCTCCTTCCCCCCTTGCCAGCCGTAAGCCTTCCAAAGTAGAAGGAATCAAGGAAAATAGTAATTTTTTACGTGAACCTGTAGCTACCGAAATCCTTGAGGATACGACTCATTTTAGCGAAGATGCGATCCAACTCCTGAAGTTTCACGGGTCTTACCAACAGGATAACCGAGACAACCGTGTAAAAGGACAAGAGAAAGATTACCAGTTTATGCTGCGGACAAAAAATCCGGGTGGTTTTGTGCCGCCGCAGCTATATCTGGCCTTAGATAAGCTAGCTGACGAATATGGCAACCATACCTTGCGAGCCACTACCCGTCAAGGGTTTCAGGTACACGGAATTTTAAAGAAGAATCTGAAAACGGCGATCGCTACCATCTTTAAAAACTTGGGTTCGACTTTGGGTGCTTGCGGCGATGTCAACCGCAATGTGATGGCGCCACCAGTCCCCTTGAAAAATCGTCCAGACTACCAATATGCCTGGGAGTATGCCCAGAATATCGCTGACTTGCTGTCACCACAAACGGGCGCTTATTACGAAATTTGGTTAGATGGGGAAAAGGCAATTAGTGCTGAAGAACACCCAGACGTGAAGGCGGCGCGGCAACGCAACGGTACTGGCACTATTATCCATGACACCGAAGAACCAATTTATGGCACTCACTATATGCCCCGCAAATTTAAAATTTGCGTCACAGTGCCTGGAGATAATTCGGTTGATTTATATTCCCAAGACCTGACTTTGGTGGTAATTACCAATAAGAAGGGTGAACTGCAAGGATTTAATATCTTTGCTGGTGGCGGTTTAGGACGGACACACGGTAAAGAAGAAACCTTTGCCAGAATCGCCGATCCGATTTGCTTTGTAGCGAAAGCTGATGTTTACGATTTAGTGAAGGCGGTTGTTGCCACTCAGAGAGATTATGGCGATCGCACCGACCGGCGTCACGCCAGATTAAAATATTTAATCAATGATTGGGGTGTCGATAAGTTCCGCGCCCAAGTAGAAGAATATTTTGGAAAACCAGTCGAACCTTTTAAAACTCTGCCCAAGTTTAAATATCAAGACTTTTTGGGTTGGGAAGAACAAGGCGATGGCAATTTGTTTTTAGGCATTTCCATCGATAATGGTCGGGTGAAGGACGAAGGTTCGTTTCAACTAAAAACAGCCTTGCGAGAAATTGTCGAGCAATTTAACTTACCCATCCGCCTCACACCCAACCAAAACCTGATTTTTTGCGACATCGCCCCAGATAACAAGCAAGCAATTCAAGAAATTCTTGACATTCGCGGCGTTGTTGCTGACCCTGGTAAAATTGAACCCTTAACCAGGTTTGCAATGGCCTGCCCGGCTTTGCCCACTTGCGGCTTGGCAATCACCGAATCAGAACGGGCAATACCAGGTATTTTGGAGCGAATTCGCGCCCTGTTAGATAAATTAGGTTTACAAAAGCAGCATTTTGTGGTAAGGATGACGGGTTGTCCTAATGGCTGCGCTCGTCCCTACATGGCAGAATTGGGTTTTGTGGGTAGTGCGCCAGAATCTTACCAAGTTTGGCTAGGGGGTTCGCCAGATCAGACAAGGTTGGCAAAAGCTTACACAGAAAAGCTGCACCACGATGAGATAGAAAGCTTTTTAGAGCCGATTTTTGTCTTCTTTAAAAAGACGCGTCAATCTAGAGAAGGCTTTGGTGATTTTTGCGATCGCGTCGGCTTTGAAGCCATCCGGGAATTTACCAGCACCTACGAACCCCCAACCCCCAACGGTTCAAAATCACGCCATCGGGTAAGTTTGCGGGAAGATGTATATTTGCAAATCAAGGAAGCAGCAGAAAAACAAGATCGTCCCATGACTGAGTTGGTACATGAGGCGTTAGATAAATACTTCCAAGGTCTGTAG
- a CDS encoding outer membrane beta-barrel protein, whose protein sequence is MKRVIKSFLTISALSSLLVSPLVLSAGQAAAETQKGTDASYMGAGIAAGVTNGGVNNDAATFGGNLTGRVKLGNAPVSVRGNVLWSDQTSAIIPELSLDVPIANRTNAFITGGYSFVEKDGKPTPLGNRDAVVVGAGVESEVANNFLVYTNAKVGLRAYQNSPASAISINGGIGYRFK, encoded by the coding sequence ATGAAACGCGTGATCAAGTCTTTTTTGACAATTTCTGCACTATCTTCCTTATTAGTTAGTCCTTTAGTTCTATCAGCGGGTCAAGCTGCTGCTGAAACACAAAAAGGTACTGACGCCAGTTACATGGGTGCTGGTATTGCCGCAGGCGTTACCAATGGCGGAGTAAACAATGATGCTGCTACCTTTGGCGGAAATCTCACAGGTCGGGTGAAATTGGGAAATGCACCAGTTTCTGTACGCGGTAACGTCCTCTGGAGTGATCAGACAAGTGCGATCATCCCAGAACTTTCCTTAGACGTGCCGATCGCTAATAGAACTAACGCCTTTATCACTGGTGGTTATTCTTTTGTAGAAAAAGATGGCAAACCAACTCCCTTGGGTAACAGAGACGCTGTAGTGGTAGGTGCTGGTGTCGAATCAGAAGTTGCTAATAACTTCCTCGTCTACACCAACGCCAAAGTCGGACTTCGTGCCTACCAAAATAGCCCCGCTTCTGCTATCAGCATCAATGGTGGTATTGGCTATCGCTTCAAATAA
- a CDS encoding ADP-ribosylglycohydrolase family protein — protein sequence MLTAAKTLSGLMGLCVGDALGVPVEFTSRADRVKSPVTTMLGYGTWNQPPGTWSDDSSLTFCLAESLCRGYSLDAIANSFWRWYKAAYWTPRGDLFDIGQNTHEAIMRLKQGILPHQAGGKVENSNGNGSLMRILPMAYCHRTVTFSELMARVHDVSAITHAHVRSQMSCGIYISIAVALLEGADLQTAYLQGLQDIQTIYSIREYLLEKPHFGRIFSGKIAQLPVEEINSGGYVIDTLEASLWCLLNSSSYVEAVLKAVNLGGDADTTAAVTGGLAGIYYGVENIPPEWINQLARKQDIINLATRFAAAVYS from the coding sequence ATGCTAACCGCTGCAAAAACATTGTCTGGTTTGATGGGTTTATGTGTCGGTGATGCGTTGGGTGTGCCAGTGGAGTTTACTAGCCGCGCTGATCGAGTTAAATCTCCAGTGACAACGATGCTGGGTTATGGCACTTGGAATCAACCACCAGGAACTTGGTCAGATGACAGTTCGCTGACGTTTTGCTTGGCAGAAAGTCTTTGTAGAGGGTATTCGTTGGATGCGATCGCCAATTCGTTCTGGCGCTGGTACAAGGCAGCTTACTGGACTCCTCGTGGTGATCTCTTTGATATCGGACAAAATACCCATGAAGCAATTATGCGCCTGAAACAAGGAATTCTCCCCCATCAGGCAGGGGGCAAGGTGGAAAACAGTAACGGTAATGGTTCTTTGATGCGAATTTTGCCAATGGCTTATTGTCACAGAACCGTAACTTTTAGCGAATTGATGGCGCGGGTGCATGATGTTTCGGCGATTACCCATGCCCATGTGCGATCGCAAATGTCCTGTGGCATTTATATCAGTATTGCCGTGGCGTTACTAGAAGGGGCTGACCTGCAAACAGCTTATTTACAAGGCTTGCAAGATATTCAAACAATTTATTCAATTCGTGAATATCTCTTAGAAAAGCCTCATTTTGGCAGAATCTTTAGTGGGAAAATTGCTCAATTGCCAGTGGAAGAGATTAATTCGGGTGGTTATGTGATTGATACCTTGGAAGCATCCCTCTGGTGCTTGTTAAATAGCTCATCTTACGTCGAAGCAGTACTCAAAGCTGTCAACTTAGGCGGAGATGCTGATACTACCGCTGCGGTTACTGGTGGGTTAGCAGGGATTTATTACGGTGTGGAAAATATTCCCCCAGAATGGATTAACCAACTTGCTCGCAAACAGGACATTATTAATTTGGCAACTCGTTTTGCAGCGGCTGTTTACAGTTAG
- a CDS encoding ADP-ribosylglycohydrolase family protein, whose translation MLTASKALSGLMGVCVADALGVPVEFTSRAERVKSPVTSMLGYGTWNQPPGTWSDDSSLTFCLAASLCDGFSVEVIANSFWRWYKESYWTADGKVFDIGHTTSLAIANWERGTPALKAGGTSEKSNGNGSLMRILPMAYCHKTLTFRELIARVHDVSAITHAHRRSQMACGIYISIAVALLKGADPQAAYLQGLQDIQAIYSHREYLLEKPHFDKVFSGEIAQLPVEEINSGGYVIHTLEASLWCLLNTSDYAEAVLKAVNLGGDTDTTAAVTGGLAGIYYGVENIPPEWINQIARQQEIINLATRFAAAVYN comes from the coding sequence ATGCTGACCGCTAGCAAAGCATTGTCTGGTTTGATGGGTGTATGTGTCGCTGACGCCTTGGGTGTGCCTGTGGAGTTCACCAGCCGCGCTGAACGAGTTAAATCTCCAGTCACATCCATGCTGGGTTATGGAACTTGGAATCAACCACCGGGAACTTGGTCAGATGACAGTTCACTGACGTTTTGTTTAGCAGCATCTCTTTGTGACGGATTTTCTGTGGAAGTTATAGCCAATTCCTTCTGGCGCTGGTACAAAGAAAGTTATTGGACAGCTGATGGCAAAGTCTTTGACATTGGTCATACAACATCCCTCGCCATTGCCAATTGGGAACGGGGAACTCCAGCCCTGAAAGCAGGTGGTACGAGTGAAAAAAGCAATGGTAATGGTTCTTTGATGCGAATTTTACCAATGGCTTATTGTCACAAAACCTTAACTTTCCGCGAATTGATCGCGCGGGTGCATGATGTTTCGGCGATTACCCATGCCCATCGGCGATCGCAAATGGCCTGCGGTATTTATATTAGTATTGCCGTGGCGCTACTAAAAGGGGCTGACCCCCAAGCAGCTTATTTACAAGGCTTACAAGATATCCAAGCAATTTATTCTCACAGAGAATATCTCTTAGAAAAGCCCCATTTTGACAAAGTATTCAGTGGTGAAATTGCCCAATTACCAGTTGAAGAGATTAATTCGGGCGGTTATGTGATTCATACCTTGGAAGCATCCCTCTGGTGCTTGTTAAATACTTCTGACTACGCCGAAGCTGTGCTAAAAGCTGTCAATTTAGGCGGCGATACAGACACAACCGCTGCCGTTACTGGTGGTTTAGCAGGAATTTATTACGGCGTAGAAAATATTCCCCCAGAATGGATTAACCAAATTGCCCGCCAACAAGAGATTATTAATTTGGCAACTCGTTTTGCAGCGGCTGTTTACAACTAA
- a CDS encoding Npun_F0813 family protein, translated as MFILKRQDVEISSIQHPSRDQQVPILHYQGQTFRLISVFKASQEVEARSLWRELTDNRGKACVLLEEPERYSVWGKIRLEQLGNDTGSHSKTEILTLASILVLQAVYMEIEDFLGTKQASLFQKDVGDVLQQKQFPQVSSLEVVKYLLTTEPSQIAKLPRWQETHVIILLQELHRIGKSYFGNVNFAKELTEKLQDLPEPERSLFIDWLNQSPLSKLWQ; from the coding sequence ATGTTTATTCTCAAACGGCAGGATGTTGAAATATCAAGTATTCAGCACCCATCACGGGATCAGCAGGTGCCGATCCTCCATTACCAGGGGCAGACCTTTCGCCTGATTAGCGTCTTCAAAGCTAGTCAAGAGGTGGAAGCTAGATCCTTGTGGAGAGAACTAACTGATAATCGGGGTAAAGCCTGTGTCTTGCTGGAAGAACCGGAGCGCTATAGCGTCTGGGGAAAAATCCGCTTAGAACAGCTAGGTAATGACACAGGTAGCCATAGCAAGACAGAGATTTTGACTCTAGCTAGTATATTGGTGCTGCAAGCTGTCTATATGGAGATTGAAGATTTTTTAGGTACGAAGCAAGCATCTTTATTTCAGAAAGATGTGGGGGATGTCTTACAGCAGAAGCAATTTCCCCAAGTATCTTCCCTAGAGGTAGTTAAATATTTGTTAACTACCGAACCGTCGCAAATAGCCAAGCTTCCGCGTTGGCAAGAAACTCATGTGATTATCCTTTTGCAAGAACTGCACCGAATTGGAAAGTCATATTTTGGCAATGTCAACTTCGCCAAGGAATTGACCGAGAAGTTACAGGATTTGCCAGAACCAGAGCGATCGCTATTTATCGATTGGCTAAATCAATCTCCACTGAGTAAACTTTGGCAGTAG
- a CDS encoding group I intron-associated PD-(D/E)XK endonuclease, which produces MLHHTKNKGDIAATKAIADLTFKGYLILTPIVCEHLPFDFVAYKDNRFYKIQAKYAGDNIVVHKTIWVDKNGIHRKKYKAENFDFYAVYLPDIDKVVYPAIKFGGCCINTQLPNSPTPFYWWEDFTDFTEEAPKRSYKEFGVDLTTRKVNPDSRIHTRKVERPSKEELEKLVWEKPTAQIARDFGVSDKAVEKWCKTYGVAKPPRGYWVKKAYGKVEE; this is translated from the coding sequence TTGCTACACCACACTAAAAATAAAGGCGATATTGCGGCAACAAAAGCAATAGCTGACCTGACATTTAAAGGGTACTTGATTCTCACACCGATTGTTTGTGAACATTTACCTTTTGATTTTGTTGCTTACAAAGATAATAGATTCTACAAAATCCAAGCTAAATATGCAGGTGACAACATAGTAGTACATAAAACTATTTGGGTGGATAAAAACGGTATCCATCGCAAAAAGTACAAAGCCGAAAATTTTGACTTTTATGCTGTTTACCTACCTGATATAGATAAAGTTGTATATCCAGCGATTAAATTTGGTGGTTGCTGCATCAATACTCAACTACCTAATTCACCTACACCTTTTTACTGGTGGGAAGATTTTACAGACTTTACAGAAGAAGCACCAAAGCGAAGTTATAAGGAGTTTGGAGTTGATTTAACAACTAGGAAGGTGAATCCAGACTCTAGAATTCACACTAGAAAAGTAGAAAGGCCATCGAAGGAAGAACTGGAAAAACTGGTTTGGGAAAAACCCACAGCGCAAATCGCTAGAGATTTTGGTGTATCTGACAAAGCTGTTGAGAAGTGGTGTAAAACTTATGGGGTAGCAAAGCCACCGAGGGGATATTGGGTGAAAAAGGCTTATGGGAAGGTTGAGGAATAG
- a CDS encoding competence protein CoiA family protein, whose protein sequence is MYIAIAMYLGGEIIDAHNCDYSSYDNHGLRCAVCGEPVHLKKGSIRKPHFAHFSGTDPQQVEECELRASSYSNSSQINSFIKDRGQRLKIFQQHFLSLISFENDVPIANLEFNNWINAIKRDHNQVISNIIINCTDYFLKYRYKIAATYIESIANNNNKSTFIKQEIALEAINYLCVKSSLKLLEYLFDYSIYKLYEDKQNRLFKQDITTQDVDNICHLVIKIIILNNWIEPLNDIKGNSDFVVSFTVMGGNKLETPIVYTMEMESKSLLFNISYHYSEKHKNDLGETELIYEKQIVGTISAKPGTLKIQLAQILLPNKLIFGKYAFHHELLVDTVIPFWVANAEKYVLFNEIQPEWLIISKLIELVSFNNDIGKKIVNPVKELQWYQVLMGCRDKFPSVVQFQNAVNNIPEKYQYLLTPADDARLKKQAELDFQKSLRRSNYSNLS, encoded by the coding sequence ATGTATATCGCAATAGCAATGTACTTGGGTGGCGAAATTATTGATGCTCACAATTGTGATTATTCATCTTATGACAATCATGGATTACGGTGTGCTGTTTGTGGTGAACCAGTTCATTTAAAAAAAGGTAGTATTAGAAAACCTCATTTTGCTCACTTCTCAGGTACAGATCCTCAACAAGTAGAAGAATGTGAATTGAGAGCATCATCTTATAGCAATAGTTCACAAATAAATAGTTTTATTAAAGATAGGGGACAACGATTAAAGATATTCCAACAACACTTTTTGAGTTTAATTTCTTTTGAAAATGATGTACCTATTGCTAACTTAGAATTTAATAACTGGATTAATGCAATTAAACGTGATCATAATCAAGTAATTAGTAATATTATCATTAATTGTACAGATTATTTTCTAAAATATCGCTATAAAATAGCAGCAACCTATATTGAATCAATAGCAAATAACAATAATAAATCAACTTTTATTAAACAAGAAATAGCGTTAGAAGCAATAAACTATTTGTGTGTTAAGTCTAGCTTGAAGTTGCTAGAATATTTATTTGATTACAGCATTTACAAATTATATGAAGATAAACAAAACAGGTTATTTAAACAAGATATTACAACACAAGATGTAGATAATATCTGTCATCTTGTTATTAAGATAATTATTTTGAATAATTGGATAGAACCATTGAATGATATTAAAGGTAATTCTGATTTTGTTGTGAGTTTTACTGTCATGGGTGGTAATAAACTTGAAACTCCAATTGTTTATACAATGGAAATGGAATCTAAATCCTTACTATTTAATATTTCCTATCATTACAGTGAAAAACACAAGAATGATTTAGGTGAGACAGAACTAATATATGAAAAACAGATTGTTGGTACAATATCAGCGAAACCAGGTACATTAAAGATTCAACTTGCTCAGATTCTACTACCAAATAAGTTAATATTTGGTAAATACGCATTTCACCACGAGCTATTAGTAGATACAGTTATTCCTTTTTGGGTAGCTAATGCTGAGAAATATGTATTATTTAACGAAATCCAACCTGAGTGGTTAATTATTAGTAAATTGATTGAGTTAGTAAGTTTTAACAATGACATCGGTAAGAAGATAGTGAACCCGGTTAAAGAATTACAGTGGTATCAAGTCCTTATGGGATGTCGAGATAAATTTCCTAGTGTGGTTCAATTCCAAAATGCTGTAAATAACATACCTGAAAAATATCAATATCTACTAACTCCTGCTGATGATGCTAGGTTAAAGAAACAAGCTGAATTAGACTTTCAAAAGTCATTAAGGAGGTCTAATTATAGTAACCTATCTTGA
- a CDS encoding ABC transporter ATP-binding protein, translating into MAKFRDIINYFRPYWGLSIFSITTASIYEIIDLVVPYATGQILNILSLQPIDKPIQQAITAISHSSNYPVNQLLSLGVLLGLIFLATVFRAPTEPWLTNWFHWDIALKARRIQAQKALEKILTLPLEFYDENNPGRIAGRVARGIYNHTWGYPEIAGQLIPKLFRVVAIFVIIYFIDWRIATLILISFIAILGFTVKKLRRLIWHDNRIDKYMEDTESRSSEIVTNIKTVKAFATEAQELNRQNQRLNRELILVNYRIHKGYVILATYQRTMVQFCVFVVLGLTLVETLKGKISLGHFVMTLTLSSMAYAELQPISHLAESFARRYSSMMRFHELLQEPIGVGSDTLLSEEYQTRSPYQFTGKVEFSHVSFAYEANHQVLQDINLLIEPYQTLALVGKSGSGKSTLVKMLLRYFEPQTGQILIDGQDIRTLDAGKYRRRLAIVHQEVDIFNGTILDNLTYGKPKASFEQVQEACRIARVDEVVQHLPQGYYTVVGERGVRLSGGQRQRLGIARALLVEPDVLIFDEATSSLDYESERSIQLAMRELQGTRTTIIIAHRLSTVREADKIVVLNQGKVVEVGSHAELLHQGGIYRRLHSLQETGELLS; encoded by the coding sequence ATGGCAAAATTTCGAGATATTATCAATTACTTCCGTCCCTACTGGGGGCTGAGTATTTTCAGTATTACAACAGCCAGTATTTACGAAATTATAGACTTGGTTGTACCTTATGCAACCGGACAGATTTTAAATATTTTGTCTCTTCAACCTATAGACAAGCCAATTCAACAGGCAATCACTGCTATCTCCCATAGTAGCAATTATCCAGTTAATCAACTTCTTTCTTTGGGCGTATTACTGGGATTAATTTTCTTGGCTACTGTATTTAGAGCGCCAACTGAGCCTTGGTTAACTAATTGGTTTCATTGGGATATAGCTTTAAAAGCGCGACGGATTCAAGCACAAAAAGCTTTAGAAAAAATTCTCACACTACCACTAGAATTTTATGATGAAAATAACCCTGGACGGATTGCTGGGAGAGTCGCTAGAGGTATTTATAACCACACTTGGGGTTATCCAGAAATTGCCGGACAGTTGATTCCTAAACTCTTTCGAGTGGTAGCCATTTTTGTGATTATCTACTTTATTGATTGGCGAATTGCGACTTTAATACTAATTTCCTTTATAGCTATCCTTGGCTTTACAGTAAAAAAATTGCGCCGCCTGATTTGGCATGATAATCGCATAGATAAATATATGGAAGATACAGAAAGCCGTTCTTCTGAGATTGTCACCAATATCAAAACAGTCAAAGCATTTGCGACGGAAGCTCAAGAACTAAACCGACAAAATCAACGCCTAAACCGTGAGCTAATCTTAGTCAATTATCGCATTCATAAAGGTTATGTGATACTTGCCACTTATCAACGCACTATGGTGCAGTTTTGTGTATTTGTGGTACTAGGTTTGACTTTAGTAGAGACATTGAAAGGGAAAATTTCTCTTGGTCATTTTGTGATGACTTTAACTCTTTCTAGTATGGCTTATGCTGAATTACAACCTATCAGCCACCTTGCAGAATCTTTTGCCCGTCGCTATTCGTCTATGATGCGCTTCCATGAATTACTACAAGAACCAATTGGAGTTGGTTCCGATACACTTTTATCTGAAGAATACCAAACAAGATCACCCTATCAATTTACTGGAAAGGTAGAGTTTTCTCACGTCAGCTTTGCCTATGAAGCTAACCATCAAGTTTTGCAAGATATCAACTTGTTGATTGAGCCATATCAAACCTTAGCCTTAGTTGGCAAGTCTGGTTCTGGTAAGTCTACTTTAGTGAAGATGCTGTTGCGCTATTTTGAACCCCAAACAGGTCAAATTTTGATTGATGGTCAAGATATTCGCACCTTGGATGCGGGTAAGTATAGACGGAGATTAGCGATCGTTCACCAAGAAGTAGACATTTTTAACGGCACTATTTTGGATAACCTCACCTATGGTAAGCCAAAAGCCAGTTTCGAGCAGGTTCAGGAAGCTTGTAGGATTGCTAGAGTCGATGAAGTGGTGCAGCACCTACCTCAGGGTTATTACACCGTTGTGGGAGAACGCGGCGTCAGGCTGTCGGGAGGACAAAGACAGCGCTTAGGTATTGCTAGGGCGTTGCTAGTGGAACCTGATGTGTTGATTTTTGACGAAGCTACTTCTAGTCTAGATTACGAGTCTGAGCGTTCAATTCAATTGGCAATGCGCGAGCTTCAAGGAACTCGCACCACAATTATTATCGCCCATCGCCTGAGTACAGTTCGGGAAGCCGATAAGATTGTAGTTCTCAATCAAGGAAAGGTTGTCGAAGTCGGTAGCCACGCTGAACTTTTGCACCAAGGGGGCATTTATCGCCGCTTGCACTCCCTGCAAGAAACCGGAGAACTGCTGAGTTAG
- a CDS encoding DUF6816 family protein has protein sequence MFTIKVIWSFCLTVLFLLLSGEAQAGELAERLANFPQWEKLTSVQPAVGDLAYPEWMAGDWRVTSTLVDLAAPLAPDIVTPGFEGNRRQLNQPVSFLVRFAKVQQPSSGFKNIPKLDNKKLILVADRAFNSLNLVRAYLGDKAVLSVKVDPDSPNRQITFLRGERQLVSIVTARATETTLDSKFITTELFQQLFKGGANPYLNSVESTTAYHQLSTSNPAIEADQVTAVYLSPQDPDYFTAASRPVALYRYRLEFFPS, from the coding sequence ATGTTTACTATTAAGGTAATTTGGAGTTTTTGCTTGACGGTGTTATTCCTGCTCTTGAGTGGGGAAGCTCAAGCCGGAGAATTAGCTGAAAGATTAGCAAACTTTCCCCAGTGGGAAAAATTAACTTCAGTACAACCTGCTGTCGGAGATTTGGCTTATCCTGAATGGATGGCAGGTGATTGGCGAGTTACAAGTACATTGGTGGATTTGGCTGCACCTCTAGCACCAGATATCGTCACACCTGGGTTTGAAGGAAATCGCCGCCAATTAAATCAGCCTGTGAGTTTCTTAGTCAGATTTGCCAAAGTACAACAGCCTAGTTCTGGCTTTAAAAACATCCCCAAGCTAGATAACAAAAAACTAATTTTAGTAGCTGATAGAGCATTTAATAGCTTGAATTTGGTACGGGCTTATTTAGGCGATAAAGCTGTGTTATCAGTCAAAGTAGATCCAGATTCGCCTAATCGTCAAATTACATTTTTGCGTGGTGAGCGCCAGCTTGTTTCTATCGTCACCGCACGCGCTACAGAGACAACACTAGATAGTAAGTTTATCACTACGGAATTATTTCAACAACTATTTAAAGGTGGTGCAAATCCCTATTTAAATTCTGTAGAATCTACCACCGCCTACCACCAGCTTTCTACATCCAACCCGGCAATTGAAGCAGATCAAGTAACTGCCGTATACCTTTCTCCTCAAGATCCAGATTATTTTACCGCAGCATCTCGACCAGTTGCTCTTTATCGCTATCGCCTCGAATTCTTCCCCTCATAA